Part of the Candidatus Brocadia sinica JPN1 genome, TGAGGTCTGGCATTTCAAGAACGATACCATACAGATTCCGGTACTTTCTGAGAAGCTCAATCGTAAGATGACCAAAACTACCCCCGATGTCTGCAACTTTTCTGACACCTGACAAGTTGCAGTATTCAAGCACACCGCGTATGGAATTGTGGCTGTTTGATTTCATTGCTTCTCCGAAGTCTTCCATTTCCTTCGGGTTGGCTTTACAGTAATCCCAGTAATCCATACCGAGTTGTGCACTTGCTTGTGCGTGCCCCGTCCTCAATGCATCATGCAATCCTGACCAGACCTTCCACCAGGAGTTACCAAACACTTCGGTGAATTTCTTGACAGATACCGGAGAACTTGAAGTAAGGACATCCGAGAGTGCGGTTGGCCCAAAAATCCCCTGGGTGTCCTCAGTAAAAATCCCTACGCTGGCGCAGGCGCGCAGCACACGTTCAAGGTGGTCTGGTTTTGCATCAACACCATACTCTTGAATTAACTTTAAAGCAGTTTGTGGACCATGTTTTTTGAAGAGGTCGGGAATATCGAGACGGGTTACTGACGAAATTGTCTGCGATATCCATGCGCCAACAACCATCTGCATGACAACCGCTTGGGGTGGAAGTGCACTTCGTTCACTATCTTTATTTTGTGTTTCAGTCATATTTTTTTCTCCCATTTTAATGATTCGTTTTCGCTCAATTAGAAAAACACCTGCTTGAAAAGTCAATAACAAATATTCGAAAACAGGCAATCTGTAACTTGAATACTTAGCATATTTTTATTGTAATATTAGAGCCGGATTGTTAAAAGATGGACAGTGAAGAAAAGGAACTCCTCGTCCATGAAATGTGGCTGGTGGCCTTATTCTGACTGAACTTTTGAGAAAGGGGGAAGATGTGTTCATTACTATTACAGACCGGGAAGAGAAGACGACAGGAAAAGAAGAGTTGTTTTTGGACAACCAATTCAGGGTTGCATCCCGTTCTGGTTTGAATGTTACCGAGATACAAATTATTGGAGTTCTCAAAGAACTTTCCAGTCCGAAAAGAATTCTTTTTCTTGAAAACAGGACCGGCGTGTGTGGAATTGTTGCAAGTGCCTTATATCCTGAAGCAGAGACAACAATCCATTGTCTGGATTTATATTATGCCAATAAAATAAAGAGGAATCTGTCAAAAAACGGTGTTTCCTCTGTAACGGTTTGTTGTAAGCCATATGTGGAGCAGAGAGAGAGTTTTGACGTGATTTTTCTCCAATTATCTAAGGGAGGCGCCACAAAGGAATTGGTGCTGGATTTCATTCAGCAAATCCATCAAGCATTGCAACCAGGAGGGAAAGGCTTTTTTTCTCTGGAAGGGAATGACCCCTGGATGCAAAATCAGATGAAAAGGATCTTTGGCGGCTTCACTTTTTATTCCCGGAGTAAAACAGGTTGCTGTATCGTTGCAAAAAAGAAGGAAAGGCTCAAACGAGTAAGGAATTTTCAGGCAGAGCTTACCATGACGATTTTTGGGAAAAAGCCCATCCAACTCCTCACGATTCCTGGCGTTTTTTCGCACAGGGAAGTAGATCAGGGCACATTGGCCCTTGCGGAAATTGCGGTTGGAGAATCTCAAAAAAACGATGCGGCACTGGACATGGGCTGTGGATGCGGGGCTGTTGGGATTTCGGTTGCTGTAAATCAGGACGTAAGTAAAGTATGCTTTATAGATTCAAACTCGCGTGCCGTATACATAACGGAAAAGAATTGCAAGCTCAACGGCCTGGAATGTTATGAAGTGTTGTTGCAAGATACAGGGATAGAGGAAGAACAGGAATTCACCCTTTTTACGGGTAATCCACCCTATTTTACTCATTACAAAATTTCTGAACTCTTTATTAACACAGCATACAAGGCACTGAAACCGGGCGGGAGGGCTTATATTGTGGCAAAAACAGCAACATGGCACCATACCTGTATGAAAAATATTTTTGGTAACGCAGAACGAATCAAAAGAAGAGGTTATGAGATTATAAAATCGCTGAAGTAAAACGGTTTAAGCGGCGCGAAATGCAATTTCATTTATGTTTACAAAATTCACCGTTGCCACCAAGTCACTAAGGCACAAAAGTATTTCTTTAACGGGGAGGAAAAAATACCTATGAAGAAGCAGATGCCGATGATTATTGAGTTAGAACCAGGTACGTATCAGTGGTGTGCCTGCGGGAATACGAAAAACGAACCGTTCTGTGATGGCTCACACAAAGGAACTGATAAAGCACCACATATGTTCAAAATCGTACTGAAAAGAAAATATAATATTTGCAATTGCTATTTAACAAAAAATCCACCATTTTGTGATGGTATATGTC contains:
- a CDS encoding methyltransferase, whose translation is MTETQNKDSERSALPPQAVVMQMVVGAWISQTISSVTRLDIPDLFKKHGPQTALKLIQEYGVDAKPDHLERVLRACASVGIFTEDTQGIFGPTALSDVLTSSSPVSVKKFTEVFGNSWWKVWSGLHDALRTGHAQASAQLGMDYWDYCKANPKEMEDFGEAMKSNSHNSIRGVLEYCNLSGVRKVADIGGSFGHLTIELLRKYRNLYGIVLEMPDLIPIAQRRLAGEDKDIVSRVEFVGGNMFDGVPSADVYILKHIIHDWDDTHCIRLLRNCYSAMVGDGRMICIDTVLPPMGDTGGDLAKFLDINMMVFHPGKERTRNQWEALYKAAGFKIVSITSLNDNFGTSIVEGRKV
- a CDS encoding methyltransferase; its protein translation is MFITITDREEKTTGKEELFLDNQFRVASRSGLNVTEIQIIGVLKELSSPKRILFLENRTGVCGIVASALYPEAETTIHCLDLYYANKIKRNLSKNGVSSVTVCCKPYVEQRESFDVIFLQLSKGGATKELVLDFIQQIHQALQPGGKGFFSLEGNDPWMQNQMKRIFGGFTFYSRSKTGCCIVAKKKERLKRVRNFQAELTMTIFGKKPIQLLTIPGVFSHREVDQGTLALAEIAVGESQKNDAALDMGCGCGAVGISVAVNQDVSKVCFIDSNSRAVYITEKNCKLNGLECYEVLLQDTGIEEEQEFTLFTGNPPYFTHYKISELFINTAYKALKPGGRAYIVAKTATWHHTCMKNIFGNAERIKRRGYEIIKSLK
- a CDS encoding CDGSH iron-sulfur domain-containing protein; amino-acid sequence: MKKQMPMIIELEPGTYQWCACGNTKNEPFCDGSHKGTDKAPHMFKIVLKRKYNICNCYLTKNPPFCDGICRRVKIAEA